One genomic segment of Ictalurus punctatus breed USDA103 chromosome 4, Coco_2.0, whole genome shotgun sequence includes these proteins:
- the zdhhc7 gene encoding palmitoyltransferase ZDHHC7 isoform X2 — MQTSGHRLRDVEQHHPLLSSGEEEVTVGRVWFIQDGCGMVCASMTWFLVMYAEFVVNFVMLLPSKSFWYSLINGVAFNFLAVLALASHLRTMLTDPGAVPKGNATKEYMDSLQLKPGEVIYKCPKCCSIKPERAHHCSICKRCIRKMDHHCPWVNNCVGENNQRYFVLFTMYIASISLHALCLSGFHFFTCVKVQWNECSDFSPPVAVMLLIFLCLEALLFLTFTAVMFGTQIHSICNDETVSRTNQTPAR; from the exons ATGCAGACTTCAGGGCACCGGCTGCGCGATGTGGAGCAGCACCATCCCTTGCTGTCCAGCGGGGAGGAGGAGGTGACCGTGGGCCGGGTCTGGTTCATCCAGGATGGCTGCGGCATGGTGTGCGCCTCCATGACCTGGTTTCTAGTCATGTATGCGGAATTCGTGGTGAACTTCGTCATGCTTCTGCCCTCCAAAAGCTTCTGGTACTCGCTCATCAACGGCGTGGCGTTCAACTTCTTGGCCGTGCTGGCACTAGCTTCGCACCTGCGCACCATGCTGACTGATCCG GGAGCTGTTCCGAAAGGAAATGCTACTAAGGAATACATGGACAGTCTACAGCTGAAACCAGGGGAAGTCATTTACAAGTGCCCTAAATGCTGCAGCATCAAACCAGAGAGAGCTCATCACTGCAG CATCTGCAAGAGATGCATCAGGAAAATGGATCATCATTGTCCCTGGGTGAACAACTGCGTTGGAGAAAACAACCAGCGATACTTTGTGCTGTTCACT ATGTACATCGCTTCCATCTCTCTGCACGCCCTCTGCCTCAGTGGTTTCCACTTCTTCACCTGTGTCAAGGTCCAGTGGAACG AGTGTAGTGACTTCTCCCCTCCAGTAGCTGTCATGCTCCTTATTTTCCTGTGTCTGGAGGCTCTCCTCTTCCTCACCTTCACCGCTGTCATGTTCGGCACCCAGATCCACTCCATCTGCAACGACGAGACGGTGAGTCGGACAAACCAGACCCCAGCGCGCTGA
- the zdhhc7 gene encoding palmitoyltransferase ZDHHC7 isoform X1, with translation MQTSGHRLRDVEQHHPLLSSGEEEVTVGRVWFIQDGCGMVCASMTWFLVMYAEFVVNFVMLLPSKSFWYSLINGVAFNFLAVLALASHLRTMLTDPGAVPKGNATKEYMDSLQLKPGEVIYKCPKCCSIKPERAHHCSICKRCIRKMDHHCPWVNNCVGENNQRYFVLFTMYIASISLHALCLSGFHFFTCVKVQWNECSDFSPPVAVMLLIFLCLEALLFLTFTAVMFGTQIHSICNDETEIERLKNEKPTWERRVRWDGMKAVFGSPPSLLWFNPFAGLRLRRLLMVRARKGGSEFAV, from the exons ATGCAGACTTCAGGGCACCGGCTGCGCGATGTGGAGCAGCACCATCCCTTGCTGTCCAGCGGGGAGGAGGAGGTGACCGTGGGCCGGGTCTGGTTCATCCAGGATGGCTGCGGCATGGTGTGCGCCTCCATGACCTGGTTTCTAGTCATGTATGCGGAATTCGTGGTGAACTTCGTCATGCTTCTGCCCTCCAAAAGCTTCTGGTACTCGCTCATCAACGGCGTGGCGTTCAACTTCTTGGCCGTGCTGGCACTAGCTTCGCACCTGCGCACCATGCTGACTGATCCG GGAGCTGTTCCGAAAGGAAATGCTACTAAGGAATACATGGACAGTCTACAGCTGAAACCAGGGGAAGTCATTTACAAGTGCCCTAAATGCTGCAGCATCAAACCAGAGAGAGCTCATCACTGCAG CATCTGCAAGAGATGCATCAGGAAAATGGATCATCATTGTCCCTGGGTGAACAACTGCGTTGGAGAAAACAACCAGCGATACTTTGTGCTGTTCACT ATGTACATCGCTTCCATCTCTCTGCACGCCCTCTGCCTCAGTGGTTTCCACTTCTTCACCTGTGTCAAGGTCCAGTGGAACG AGTGTAGTGACTTCTCCCCTCCAGTAGCTGTCATGCTCCTTATTTTCCTGTGTCTGGAGGCTCTCCTCTTCCTCACCTTCACCGCTGTCATGTTCGGCACCCAGATCCACTCCATCTGCAACGACGAGACG GAAATCGAGAGGCTGAAGAACGAGAAGCCGACGTGGGAGCGGCGAGTGCGCTGGGACGGGATGAAGGCCGTGTTCGGAAGCCCGCCGTCTCTTCTGTGGTTCAACCCTTTCGCCGGACTGAGACTGCGACGCCTCCTGATGGTCCGCGCTCGGAAGGGCGGCTCCGAGTTCGCCGTCTGA
- the si:ch73-167i17.6 gene encoding regulator of G-protein signaling 9-binding protein, which translates to MGKDECKTMLDALNKVTACYRHLVSALGSTSDSQNLREELKKTRRKAQELAAANRTRLTALLKDKSISNDDRAEYERLWVLFTSSMEILEVDMRRSLEIGQDFPLKVPTRHFIQTGMTGSTSTVAARAMSMQNMKYEADAGIDTADLKDLEAEIAQLDQMMEEMEMKVQVAPWAVEAKQEAGAELKSTVSVGNSSVGVISICDEEPKDGGEGEAGVMRIFAGIIFTMVLLIAGILGYLVVNL; encoded by the coding sequence ATGGGCAAGGACGAGTGCAAAACCATGCTGGACGCTTTAAATAAGGTAACGGCGTGCTACCGGCACCTCGTGTCCGCTTTAGGGAGCACGTCGGACTCTCAAAACCTGCGCGAGGAGCTGAAAAAGACGCGGCGGAAAGCGCAGGAGCTGGCCGCGGCGAACCGGACCAGACTGACCGCGCTGCTCAAAGACAAGAGCATCAGCAATGACGACCGCGCCGAGTACGAGCGCCTGTGGGTGCTCTTCACCAGCAGCATGGAGATCCTCGAGGTGGACATGAGGAGGTCGTTGGAGATCGGGCAGGATTTCCCGCTCAAGGTGCCCACGCGCCACTTCATCCAGACTGGCATGACCGGCAGCACAAGCACTGTGGCGGCCCGGGCCATGAGCATGCAGAACATGAAATACGAAGCGGACGCGGGCATCGACACGGCCGATCTGAAAGACCTGGAGGCCGAGATCGCTCAGCTCGATCAGATGATGGAGGAGATGGAGATGAAGGTGCAGGTGGCGCCGTGGGCGGTGGAGGCCAAGCAGGAAGCCGGAGCCGAACTCAAATCCACAGTCAGTGTGGGAAACTCATCCGTCGGTGTCATTTCCATCTGCGACGAGGAACCCAAAGACGGGGGCGAAGGTGAAGCTGGTGTCATGAGGATCTTCGCGGGCATCATTTTCACTATGGTTTTACTCATTGCAGGCATTCTGGGATATCTGGTCGTCAATCTTTGA